TTGATGTTCAGTTTTCAGCAGGTTCCATGCTGATTTTGAAAAATCTTTAACATCGGAAATGATCTCTTTGGATTGCTCTTTTTCCTCTTCGGAACCATAAAATAAATTATAGGCGACGATGCCGACGACTAAAAGAAGCGCGATTTTAATTGCAGATTTTATCATAGTAATTATCGTTTATTTTAACAGAACTATATGATTAAAACAAAAAAAATCCCTCATAGAGTTCCGCCTGGTAAAACAAAGTTAGGGAAAAATAATAATTTTCTTTTCACTTTGTCATCCTTACCGACCGAGTTATCTTATTCTTCGACGTTTTGACGCCAATCCTGATTAAACGCTTTTTTGCGGGTGGCTTTACTTTCATGTCGTTTTACGTATTCTTCGAAAAGCGCTTGCTGTTCGATTTCAGGTAAAGGTTTGTTGTCATGATAGAACCCTTTTTCGAGCCGCTGGCGAAAGGCTTCGTATAAAGTTACCGCACAAGCGACTGAAATATTCAAACTTTGAACCATTCCCATCTGAGGGATGATAAAATTCCCGTCCGAATGTTTCAGGGCTTCCTCAGAAACGCCATCGTGTTCATTACCGAATAAAAGGGCTACCGATTGGGTCAGGTCGAGATCGTATATGGATTTGGGTTCTCCCTCAAGGTGAGTACTGAGGATCAGGTCATAATTACTTCGAACGTGTTCAAAACAAGCTTTGAGATCCGTATAAAAATGAACATCCACCCATTTTCTTGCCCCCGAAGAGGTGCGTTTTCCGAGCACAATATTTTTTATAGATAATTCCGGCTCCGAATACAGTACGAAAATTTCTTTCATGCCAACGGAATCGGCACTCCGTAATACTGCCCCGATATTGTGCTGGTCGTGCACATTCTCCAGGATCACCGTAAGATTGGGTTGTCGCCTTGAGGCAACCTCTTTAAATCTTTTTATTCTTTCATCTGTCATCATGTTCTTTCTCCATTTTATTAACTTACCAAATTTAACCAGGATCAGGTATTTACTACCACAGATTTAATATTTACCAACTCAGGGAATCCCTTTCGGCCTCACCTTTTAGTTTACCCATTTTCTGCCTCATTAAGGAGGCGTATCTGGATGGAACTGTCCTCAGGGCCCAGGCGATGTTCCTGATCATTT
This sequence is a window from Lewinellaceae bacterium. Protein-coding genes within it:
- a CDS encoding RNA methyltransferase, producing the protein MTDERIKRFKEVASRRQPNLTVILENVHDQHNIGAVLRSADSVGMKEIFVLYSEPELSIKNIVLGKRTSSGARKWVDVHFYTDLKACFEHVRSNYDLILSTHLEGEPKSIYDLDLTQSVALLFGNEHDGVSEEALKHSDGNFIIPQMGMVQSLNISVACAVTLYEAFRQRLEKGFYHDNKPLPEIEQQALFEEYVKRHESKATRKKAFNQDWRQNVEE